A single genomic interval of Labrus mixtus chromosome 6, fLabMix1.1, whole genome shotgun sequence harbors:
- the sgms1a gene encoding phosphatidylcholine:ceramide cholinephosphotransferase 1, whose product MKKVAQWSVGDVSDWLSKEGMPEYIDALRETGGLALLRLTEADFQTPPLSLVSSDGGQQLLERLETLRIETHIEAHKNGHANGHAGGLPNGTTKPQRNGTLGIKDFRMEMVHIPIPTIEASRSSFPVEWGKTGIAFVYAVVCFVTTTVVISVVHERVPPKEHTPPLPDKFFDLFNRVEWAFSICEINGMLLVALWLIQWMLLKHRSIIGRRFFFIVGTLYLYRCITMYITTLPVPGMHFKCSPKLLGNWEAQMRRIMKMIAGGGLSITGSHTMCGDYLYSGHTVMLTLTYLFIKEYSPKRFWWYQWFCWSLSAVGIFCILLAHDHYTVDVVVAYFITTRLFWWYHTMANQQSLKETSQSNPFSRVWWYRLFQYFEENVNGTVPRNYQLPLSWRALQWNRGVKYSRLDIQ is encoded by the exons ATGAAGAAGGTGGCACAATGGTCAGTGGGCGACGTCTCTGACTGGCTGAGCAAAGAGGGGATGCCGGAGTACATAGATGCTTTACGTGAGACAGGAGGTCTGGCTCTGCTCAGGCTCACAGAGGCCGATTTCCAGACACCCCCCCTTTCCCTGGTGTCTTCTGATGGTGGGCAGCAATTGTTGGAGCGACTGGAGACGCTAAGGATAGAGACTCACATTGAGGCTCATAAAAATGGGCATGCAAACGGGCACGCGGGTGGGCTACCGAATGGAACTACCAAGCCTCAAAGGAATGGCACATTGGGGATAAAGGACTTCAGGATGGAGATGGTCCACATCCCCATCCCGACAATTGAGGCCTCCCGCTCCTCATTCCCTGTAGAATGGGGGAAGACAGGCATAGCATTTGTTTACGCGGTGGTGTGCTTTGTTACGACCACTGTGGTAATTTCAGTGGTCCATGAAAGAGTACCGCCAAAGGAGCATACCCCACCGCTGCCTGATAAATTCTTCGACCTGTTCAATAGGGTGGAGTGGGCCTTCTCCATCTGTGAGATTAACGGCATGCTGCTGGTGGCACTGTGGCTGATACAGTGGATGCTCCTCAAACACAG gtcAATAATTGGCAGGCGGTTCTTTTTCATTGTGGGCACACTCTATCTGTACCGGTGCATTACAATGTACATCACAACTCTGCCTGTTCCTGGGATGCACTTCAAATGCTCtccaaag CTTCTCGGGAACTGGGAGGCACAGATGAGGAGAATAATGAAGATGATTGCTGGTGGGGGCCTCTCCATCACAGGTTCCCACACCATGTGTGGAGATTATCTGTACAGCGGCCACACCGTCATGTTAACACTTACATACCTCTTCATCAAGGAGT ATTCTCCTAAACGTTTCTGGTGGTATCAATGGTTCTGCTGGAGCTTGAGTGCAGTGGGGATTTTCTGCATCCTTTTGGCCCATGACCACTACACTGTGGATGTGGTGGTTGCATACTTTATCACAACGCGTCTCTTTTGGTGGTACCACACAATGGCCAACCAGCAA tcgcTGAAGGAGACATCACAAAGTAACCCTTTCTCACGGGTGTGGTGGTACAGACTGTTCCAATACTTTGAGGAAAATGTAAACGGCACGGTCCCCCGAAACTATCAGCTGCCGCTGTCATGGCGAGCGTTGCAGTGGAACCGTGGTGTGAAGTACAGCCGACTGGACATCCAGTGA